In Uranotaenia lowii strain MFRU-FL chromosome 2, ASM2978415v1, whole genome shotgun sequence, one genomic interval encodes:
- the LOC129748665 gene encoding alkaline phosphatase-like, with amino-acid sequence MRLLGLCLVILVGSLTGGFSDEVEIELDEHPDEWYHPDLLEDHNQLESRSTYDERTIDYWVKLGQETVDRNANRKPNENVAKNVIMFLGDGMSISTVAMARVYAGGEDVPLAFDRFPDIGMSKTYCINAQVADSACSATAYLTGVKGNDGTIGVNGQVPLFDCDAAMDESTHTHSMAKWAMDAGKDAGLVTTTRVTHASPAGVYAHIAMRDWEDDYYMVVDGCDPEKLEDIAEQLVHGDTGKRLKVILGGGRRNFLDRDILDVEYGSRGYRGDGKDLITEWLELQEEGETRSYVWNRTDLLSVDPKQTDRLLGLFEPSHCAYNLDRISRQMEEEPTLTEMVDKATDILSKNEKGFFLFVEGGRIDHGHHDNHAKYAVDETEQLSKAIEFARKKFSDEDTLIVVTSDHSHSVSFAGYPNRGNDIFGTAGSGGDGVPYMTISYGNGPGFSNHIDVEKGGRRDVRNMDTSPNNFRFPTTLPLSSETHGGEDVAVYASGPWSHLFTGTYEQNTIPHMMAFAACIGNGAKACDL; translated from the exons ATGAGGTTACTCGGTTTatgtttagtaattttagtgGGCAGTTTAACAGGAGGATTCTCCGACGAGGTGGAAATAG AACTAGATGAACACCCCGATGAATGGTACCATCCTGACCTTCTGGAAGATCACAACCAATTGGAATCTCGAAGTACCTACGATGAGCGAACTATCGACTACTGGGTTAAGTTGGGCCAGGAAACGGTGGATCGGAACGCCAATCGTAAACCGAACGAAAATGTGGCGAAGAATGTGATTATGTTCCTCGGTGATGGAATGTCCATTTCTACGGTGGCGATGGCACGGGTCTATGCCGGGGGTGAGGATGTTCCGTTGGCTTTTGATAGGTTTCCGGATATCGGGATGTCGAAAACTTACTGTATAAACGCCCAGGTGGCGGATTCTGCTTGTTCGGCAACAGCTTATCTAACTGGGGTCAAAGGTAATGATGGAACCATTGGGGTTAATGGTCAGGTACCGTTGTTTGATTGTGACGCTGCCATGGACGAAAGTACTCATACTCATTCGATGGCCAAATGGGCAATGGATGCTGGGAAGGATGCCGGATTGGTTACGACGACCCGGGTTACACACGCTTCGCCGGCCGGAGTTTATGCCCACATTGCTATGCGTGATTGGGAGGATGATTACTACATGGTGGTCGATGGATGTGATCCGGAGAAATTGGAAGACATTGCCGAGCAGTTGGTTCATGGGGATACTGGCAAGAGGTTGAAGGTTATTTTAGGCGGTGGAAGACGAAACTTCCTGGACCGAGATATCCTAGATGTAGAGTACGGATCTCGAGGTTACAGAGGGGACGGTAAGGACTTGATCACCGAATGGTTGGAACTTCAGGAAGAAGGCGAAACACGTAGCTATGTTTGGAACCGAACTGATCTTCTCTCAGTTGATCCTAAGCAGACTGATAGGTTACTTGGGTTGTTTGAACCAAGCCATTGCGCCTACAACTTGGATAGGATAAGTCGGCAAATGGAGGAAGAACCGACCTTGACCGAGATGGTCGATAAGGCTACCGATATTTTGAGTAAGAATGAAAAGGGCTTCTTCCTATTTGTTGAAGGTGGCCGAATCGATCACGGTCATCACGATAATCATGCCAAATATGCCGTTGATGAAACGGAGCAGTTATCCAAGGCCATCGAGTTTGCTAGGAAGAAGTTTAGCGATGAAGATACGCTGATTGTGGTCACCTCGGATCACTCTCACAGTGTTAGCTTTGCAGGTTATCCG AACCGAGGAAACGACATTTTCGGAACCGCGGGATCCGGAGGCGATGGGGTACCCTACATGACCATTAGCTACGGGAATGGGCCAGGTTTCTCGAACCATATTGATGTGGAGAAGGGTGGTCGTCGAGATGTTCGAAATATGGATACCAGCCCCAATAACTTCCGGTTTCCAACGACTCTTCCGCTTTCGTCGGAGACTCACGGTGGGGAGGATGTGGCAGTGTATGCTTCCGGTCCGTGGTCTCATTTGTTTACGGGGACTTATGAACAGAACACCATTCCACATATGATGGCGTTTGCTGCGTGCATTGGAAATGGCGCCAAGGCATGTGATTTGTAG
- the LOC129748662 gene encoding alkaline phosphatase-like: MVRALWFSVVLLLGCLVAGSVGDEVRRTYDSDHQHKRSAPKNTRAVPGYEEVETTSEHWWNQAQNTLRSKLDLKASANKAKNVIFFIGDGMSPQTTAATRMYLGNENKKLSFEEFPYLATAKTYCVDRQVADSACTATAYLSGVKTNYGMINVSPSVPRYNCNYNRTEAEFHGLLQWAQEAGKATGVVTTTRITHASPAGAYANIANRDWEDDSGVLGSSCDPTKYPDIAQQLVHGDVGKKVNVFLGGGRKHFIPETATDEENQPGKRKDGRNLINEWKETHPSSQYVWNKAGLKAVDLTKTDYLLGLFENDHCRYNLHIDEHQLNDKEPKLSEMTETAIKMLAGKSKEGFVLFVEGGRIDTAHHESFVKLALEETAEYSRAIALARELTSVEDTLIVVSADHSHTMTYNGYTKRGQNVLGIADISGVDNLPYSTLSYANGEGFYLAYKDGNPAERLDISSYNFDSSDQKYIATVPLSAESHGGEDVDVFASGPGAHLFQGNLEQSVLPHLMAHAAEIGHYRKNEDEDDDDDDAGSSLVVCVQTIVVCLLAAFIKRF; this comes from the exons ATGGTGCGGGCTCTTTGGTTCAGTGTAGTGCTGTTGCTAGGTTGCCTGGTTGCTGGCTCAGTAGGCGACGAAGTTCGTCGAACTTACGACAGTGACCATCAACATAAGAGATCTGCACCGAAGAATACTCGAGCTGTACCTGGATATGAGGAAGTTGAAACGACTTCGGAACATTGGTGGAACCAGGCCCAGAACACCCTACGAAGTAAGTTGGATCTCAAAGCCAGTGCAAATAAGGCGAAGAATGTGATATTTTTCATTGGTGATGGAATGTCGCCTCAGACTACGGCGGCAACCCGGATGTATCTGggcaatgaaaacaaaaaactctCGTTTGAAGAGTTTCCGTATTTGGCTACGGCTAAGACCTATTGCGTCGATCGACAGGTAGCGGATTCAGCCTGTACGGCAACGGCGTACCTTTCCGGGGTGAAAACCAACTACGGAATGATCAACGTTTCTCCCAGTGTTCCTCGGTACAACTGCAACTACAACAGAACCGAGGCGGAGTTCCACGGATTGTTGCAATGGGCTCAGGAAGCTGGAAAAGCAACTGGAGTAGTGACTACGACCCGTATTACTCATGCCTCACCTGCCGGAGCTTACGCCAACATTGCCAACCGTGATTGGGAAGATGATTCAGGTGTTCTGGGCAGCAGCTGTGACCCCACCAAGTACCCAGATATTGCGCAGCAATTAGTTCACGGAGATGTTGGCAAAAAGGTCAACGTCTTCCTAGGAGGTGGTCGCAAACATTTCATCCCGGAAACAGCTACGGATGAAGAAAACCAACCCGGAAAAAGGAAAGACGGTCGCAACCTGATCAATGAATGGAAGGAAACTCACCCCTCGAGTCAGTACGTGTGGAACAAAGCCGGACTAAAAGCTGTCGATCTCACCAAAACAGACTACCTGTTAGGACTGTTCGAAAACGATCACTGTCGATACAATTTGCATATCGACGAGCATCAACTGAACGATAAAGAGCCAAAGCTATCGGAGATGACCGAAACAGCTATTAAGATGCTTGCCGGTAAGTCCAAGGAAGGATTTGTGCTGTTCGTCGAGGGAGGACGTATCGATACGGCTCATCATGAGTCGTTTGTCAAACTGGCTCTGGAAGAGACGGCAGAATACTCGAGAGCGATTGCGCTGGCCCGGGAATTGACTTCCGTGGAAGATACGCTGATCGTGGTTAGTGCCGATCATAGCCATACCATGACATACAATGGATACACG AAACGTGGCCAAAACGTCTTGGGCATTGCGGACATTAGCGGTGTGGACAATCTACCGTACAGCACTCTGAGCTACGCCAACGGAGAAGGTTTCTATCTGGCCTACAAGGACGGAAATCCAGCCGAACGGTTGGACATTAGCAGCTACAATTTCGACAGTTCCGATCAGAAATATATCGCCACCGTTCCACTGAGTGCGGAATCCCATGGAGGGGAGGATGTGGACGTATTTGCCAGTGGCCCGGGAGCTCATCTTTTCCAGGGTAATCTAGAACAGAGTGTGCTGCCGCACCTGATGGCTCATGCGGCAGAAATTGGTCACTACCGGAAGAATGAAGACGaggatgacgatgatgatgacgcGGGTTCGTCTTTGGTCGTTTGTGTGCAAACTATTGTGGTGTGCCTTTTGGCAGCGTTCATTAAACGTTTTTAG